In Candidatus Defluviibacterium haderslevense, the following are encoded in one genomic region:
- the pnp gene encoding polyribonucleotide nucleotidyltransferase has translation MGLQTPFSTSFLLPDGREVTLETGKLGTQADGSAVVRLGDTMLFASVVSAKEAKPGQNFFPLSVDYQEKFAAAGKIPGNFFRRESKLSDYEVLISRLVDRPIRPLFPDHYLNETQIVIYLYSGDAETMPDTLAALAASTALSCSNIFWEGPISEVRVAKINGVFKVNPNRSELATAELNIIVAATMKNLMMVEGEGAECSEADMIEAIKIGHEAIKVQCQAQLDLAAQLGPNVLTKRVITPVEVDEELKAFVANFCTERINQIANQSLDKHSRKDAFELINKDCQAALLAEKGEEYFAEKGSSVATYFDKLKKSLIRQMMVNTGHRLDGRATTEVRPIWTEIDYLPATHGSAIFNRGETQSLTSVTLGTKDNEMMIDNALEFYNEKFILHYNFPPFSVGEAKPMRGPGRREIGHANLAGRSIKKIMPVNFPYTVRIVSDILESNGSSSMATVCAASLALMDAGIPIKAAASGIAMGLIAEGGKTAILSDILGDEDALGDMDFKITGTRNGICGTQMDMKIDGLSYELLEQAFEQARLGRIHILDRMDATINTARPDFKPHAPRIVEVIIEKSFIGAIIGPGGKIIQEMQAKTGTKINIEEVGDKGVINIASNNKEAIDAAVAMISAIAFTPQVGDVYDAKVVSIFPYGVFVDFMGKSGLLHVSEISNTRIENIEDVLKIGDMVKVKLIGTDPKTGKFRLSRKVLLDK, from the coding sequence ATGGGTTTACAAACTCCGTTTTCCACTTCATTTTTACTTCCTGATGGTCGTGAAGTAACACTTGAGACTGGTAAATTAGGCACGCAGGCAGATGGTTCTGCAGTTGTTCGACTTGGCGATACAATGCTATTCGCCAGTGTGGTATCTGCTAAAGAAGCCAAACCAGGACAAAATTTCTTCCCCCTATCGGTAGATTATCAAGAAAAATTTGCTGCGGCTGGAAAAATTCCGGGCAATTTTTTTAGAAGAGAATCTAAATTGTCAGATTATGAGGTGTTGATATCAAGATTAGTGGATAGACCGATTCGACCTTTGTTTCCTGACCATTATCTGAATGAAACTCAAATCGTTATTTATTTATATTCCGGTGATGCTGAGACCATGCCGGATACTTTGGCAGCTTTAGCAGCATCTACAGCTTTAAGTTGTTCTAATATATTTTGGGAAGGTCCAATCTCTGAAGTCAGAGTTGCAAAAATAAATGGTGTTTTCAAGGTTAATCCAAACCGCTCTGAATTAGCAACTGCTGAGTTGAATATTATTGTCGCAGCTACCATGAAAAATTTAATGATGGTGGAAGGGGAAGGAGCTGAATGTTCTGAAGCGGATATGATCGAAGCCATTAAAATTGGTCATGAAGCTATAAAGGTGCAGTGTCAGGCACAATTAGATTTAGCGGCACAATTAGGCCCGAATGTACTGACAAAAAGAGTAATTACACCAGTTGAAGTTGATGAAGAATTAAAAGCTTTCGTTGCGAATTTTTGCACAGAAAGAATCAATCAAATAGCAAATCAATCTTTGGACAAGCATTCTCGAAAAGATGCTTTCGAATTAATTAATAAAGACTGTCAGGCTGCATTATTGGCTGAAAAAGGGGAAGAATATTTTGCTGAAAAAGGTAGTTCTGTAGCAACATATTTTGACAAATTAAAGAAATCATTGATTCGTCAAATGATGGTTAATACAGGTCATCGTCTTGATGGAAGGGCAACAACTGAAGTTAGACCTATCTGGACAGAAATTGATTATTTGCCAGCCACGCATGGATCTGCGATTTTCAATAGGGGTGAAACACAATCATTGACTTCAGTTACTTTAGGTACTAAAGATAATGAGATGATGATAGACAATGCCCTCGAGTTTTATAACGAGAAGTTTATTTTACATTATAATTTCCCGCCATTCTCTGTAGGTGAAGCAAAACCCATGAGAGGTCCGGGTCGTAGAGAAATTGGTCATGCTAATTTAGCAGGTCGCTCTATCAAAAAAATCATGCCAGTTAATTTTCCATACACAGTAAGAATTGTATCTGATATTCTAGAATCTAATGGTTCTTCGTCTATGGCTACGGTTTGTGCAGCCTCATTAGCACTCATGGATGCAGGTATTCCGATTAAGGCTGCTGCTTCAGGAATTGCGATGGGATTGATTGCTGAAGGTGGCAAAACAGCCATATTATCTGATATTCTAGGTGATGAAGACGCTTTGGGGGATATGGACTTCAAGATCACAGGTACGCGAAATGGTATTTGTGGTACACAAATGGATATGAAAATTGATGGTCTTTCTTATGAATTATTGGAACAAGCTTTCGAACAAGCTCGTTTGGGTAGAATTCATATTTTGGATCGTATGGATGCTACAATTAACACGGCAAGACCTGACTTTAAACCACATGCACCTAGAATAGTAGAAGTTATTATTGAAAAGAGTTTTATTGGTGCGATTATTGGTCCTGGTGGAAAAATCATCCAGGAAATGCAAGCGAAAACTGGAACCAAAATCAATATCGAAGAAGTTGGCGATAAAGGTGTAATCAACATTGCTAGTAATAATAAAGAAGCAATCGATGCTGCCGTGGCAATGATCAGCGCTATAGCATTTACGCCACAAGTTGGTGATGTTTATGATGCGAAAGTAGTTTCTATTTTTCCATATGGAGTTTTCGTAGATTTTATGGGCAAGAGTGGTTTGCTTCACGTAAGTGAAATTTCCAACACCAGAATAGAAAATATCGAAGACGTACTCAAGATTGGTGATATGGTCAAGGTAAAATTGATAGGTACCGATCCGAAAACGGGTAAATTTAGATTGTCCAGAAAGGTATTGTTGGATAAATAG
- the rpsO gene encoding 30S ribosomal protein S15, producing the protein MANYLTKEKTSEIFNQYGGSEKNTGSTEGQIALFTHRILALSEHLRSNRKDFSCKRTLLNLVGKRKQLLNYLHRKNLSRYKELIEQLGLRK; encoded by the coding sequence ATGGCAAATTATTTAACAAAAGAAAAGACTTCTGAAATTTTTAATCAATACGGAGGTTCAGAAAAAAACACAGGATCAACTGAGGGTCAAATAGCCTTATTTACACACAGAATCCTTGCATTATCTGAACATTTAAGATCTAACCGTAAAGATTTTTCCTGTAAACGAACACTTCTTAATTTAGTAGGTAAACGTAAGCAATTATTGAATTATCTACACCGTAAGAACCTATCCCGTTATAAAGAGTTAATTGAACAATTAGGCTTAAGAAAGTAA